Proteins encoded in a region of the uncultured Paludibaculum sp. genome:
- a CDS encoding RNA methyltransferase, whose product MSRAEVITSARNPLLKEVRRALSRGTLTSDGLCVAETFHLLEEALRSGLETPVVVASDSVRGVVERHVGKLRDIRMITVPDAVFQEISATETAQGVLALVKPPQWTMDHVLRGHSLVVVLDGVQDPGNAGAMARAAEAFGATGLLLLKGTVSPWNAKTLRASAGSLFRVPFLDGVDPDLARKALLQHKVEIFVAAPRAALSLKNATLSGRCALVIGSEGRGVSKAMDGAGLSLHIPTTGVESLNAAMAAGILLYEAWRQRTVE is encoded by the coding sequence ATGTCCCGTGCCGAAGTTATCACCAGCGCCCGCAACCCTCTGCTGAAAGAGGTGAGGCGTGCCCTGTCGCGAGGCACGCTGACGAGCGACGGGCTCTGCGTCGCCGAGACATTCCACCTGTTGGAGGAGGCGTTGCGGTCCGGCCTGGAGACGCCGGTGGTCGTGGCATCGGACAGTGTGCGGGGCGTCGTGGAGCGGCATGTGGGCAAGCTGCGCGATATTCGGATGATCACGGTGCCCGACGCGGTCTTCCAGGAAATCTCGGCCACTGAGACGGCGCAGGGCGTTCTGGCGCTGGTAAAGCCGCCGCAATGGACGATGGATCACGTGTTGCGCGGCCACTCCCTGGTGGTGGTGCTGGATGGTGTGCAGGATCCAGGCAATGCGGGCGCCATGGCCCGAGCGGCGGAGGCCTTTGGGGCCACGGGGCTGCTGCTGTTGAAGGGCACGGTGAGCCCCTGGAATGCGAAGACGCTGCGGGCGAGTGCGGGGTCTCTGTTCCGGGTGCCGTTCCTGGATGGAGTGGATCCCGACCTGGCGCGGAAGGCGCTCTTGCAGCACAAAGTGGAGATCTTCGTGGCGGCGCCGCGGGCCGCGCTCAGCCTGAAGAACGCCACGCTGAGCGGCCGCTGCGCGCTAGTGATTGGTAGTGAAGGACGAGGCGTCAGCAAAGCCATGGACGGGGCCGGACTTAGTTTGCATATCCCAACGACCGGGGTGGAGAGCCTGAACGCAGCTATGGCCGCTGGGATCCTGCTCTACGAGGCCTGGCGCCAGAGGACCGTCGAGTGA
- a CDS encoding replication-associated recombination protein A, producing MSLFETTPGLQDDAPRPLAERMRPTSLDGYVGQEHILGPGKPLRVQIEKDRLTSIILWGPPGVGKTTLASLVARHTRCAFIPFSAVLSGIKEIKAVMVEAERNRRQGLRTVLFVDEIHRFNKAQQDAFLPYVERGDIILIGATTENPSFEVISALLSRSKVYALRALTPEETVVLLKRALPVVGIQAGDDLLEQIAAYAGGDARTAYNILEIAAAASESGSLETQAVEDAVQRKMLLYDKSGEEHYNLVSALHKSVRSSDPDAALYWLARMLEAGEDRMYLARRLVRMAVEDIGLADPRAAEQAIACMQTVHFLGVPEGDQALAQIAIYLAVAPKSDASYRALSSAMEFVRNNPALPVPMHLRNAPTRAMKDWGYAKGYQHAHANTAGLTGMDCLPEGLAGIKFYEPTARGTEARIKDRLEEIRKWVAEQRSSEPDASKP from the coding sequence GTGAGCCTATTCGAAACGACTCCGGGGTTGCAGGACGACGCTCCGCGCCCGCTGGCGGAACGGATGCGGCCGACATCGCTGGACGGCTATGTCGGCCAGGAGCACATCCTGGGACCGGGCAAGCCGTTGCGCGTGCAGATCGAGAAGGACCGGCTGACATCGATCATTCTCTGGGGCCCACCGGGGGTCGGGAAGACGACGCTGGCCAGCCTGGTGGCGCGGCACACGCGCTGTGCCTTCATTCCGTTCAGTGCCGTGCTGAGCGGAATCAAGGAGATCAAAGCGGTGATGGTGGAGGCCGAGCGGAACCGGCGGCAAGGGTTGCGCACGGTGCTGTTCGTGGACGAGATTCACCGGTTCAACAAGGCCCAGCAGGACGCATTTCTGCCCTATGTGGAGCGTGGTGACATCATTCTGATCGGGGCGACCACCGAGAATCCCTCTTTCGAGGTGATCTCGGCGCTTCTGTCACGATCGAAGGTTTACGCTCTGCGCGCACTGACTCCGGAGGAAACGGTGGTGCTGCTCAAGCGGGCACTGCCGGTGGTGGGCATTCAGGCGGGTGATGACCTGCTGGAGCAGATTGCGGCTTACGCTGGGGGCGACGCCCGGACGGCGTACAACATTCTGGAGATTGCCGCCGCCGCGAGCGAGAGTGGGTCGCTGGAGACCCAGGCAGTGGAAGACGCGGTGCAGCGCAAGATGCTGCTCTACGACAAGAGCGGGGAAGAGCACTACAACCTGGTTTCCGCTCTGCACAAGAGCGTGCGGTCGTCGGATCCGGACGCGGCGCTCTATTGGCTGGCGCGCATGCTGGAGGCGGGCGAGGACCGGATGTACCTGGCCCGGCGGTTGGTGCGGATGGCCGTGGAGGATATCGGCCTGGCCGATCCGCGGGCCGCGGAACAGGCCATTGCGTGCATGCAGACCGTGCATTTCCTGGGGGTTCCGGAAGGCGACCAGGCGCTGGCGCAGATCGCGATCTATCTGGCTGTGGCGCCGAAGTCGGACGCGAGCTACCGTGCCTTGAGCAGCGCGATGGAGTTTGTACGGAACAATCCGGCATTGCCGGTGCCGATGCATTTGCGGAACGCACCGACACGGGCGATGAAGGACTGGGGCTACGCCAAGGGTTACCAGCATGCGCATGCAAACACCGCCGGCCTGACTGGCATGGATTGCCTGCCGGAGGGGCTTGCGGGCATTAAGTTTTATGAACCTACGGCTCGTGGCACCGAAGCGCGCATTAAAGATCGACTGGAAGAGATCCGCAAGTGGGTTGCGGAGCAGCGATCTAGCGAGCCTGACGCTTCCAAGCCGTAA
- a CDS encoding RidA family protein, whose translation MRTLFLLIFVAAGSLVLSAADKVAVVPDGASASGPFSPGIQAGGTLYCSGQTGRTKDGKTPEAFEDEVKAALDAGNEILKKAGYSVEDVVAVQVYLTDMELFSRMNAVYTKFFPQPRPARTTVGVAKLVGTSRIEITFTAWKRQAR comes from the coding sequence ATGCGTACCCTTTTTCTTCTCATCTTTGTCGCGGCTGGGTCTCTGGTCCTCTCCGCCGCCGATAAGGTCGCGGTGGTACCGGACGGCGCCTCGGCCTCAGGACCCTTCTCCCCCGGCATCCAGGCCGGCGGTACTCTCTACTGCTCCGGCCAGACAGGCCGCACCAAGGACGGCAAAACCCCGGAAGCCTTTGAAGATGAGGTCAAAGCGGCACTGGACGCCGGCAACGAGATCCTCAAGAAGGCCGGCTATTCCGTCGAGGACGTCGTGGCCGTTCAGGTCTACCTCACCGACATGGAGCTCTTTTCCCGGATGAACGCCGTCTATACGAAGTTCTTCCCACAGCCGCGCCCCGCCCGTACGACAGTTGGGGTGGCCAAGCTCGTTGGTACCTCTCGCATTGAGATCACCTTTACGGCTTGGAAGCGTCAGGCTCGCTAG
- a CDS encoding PilZ domain-containing protein, with protein MNTFATEPITPGRRGRTDRRTSDRFPIERELRFKLMSKRLGGESGSGTTVNLSSGGVLFQTEQALIPGKRLEMAISWPAQLDNRCALKLVARGRVVRCEKGLAAVEIQQYEFRTVGVNGLTI; from the coding sequence ATGAACACCTTCGCAACAGAACCAATCACTCCTGGCAGGCGGGGCAGGACGGATCGACGGACGTCGGATCGTTTCCCGATAGAGCGCGAGTTGCGCTTCAAACTGATGAGCAAGAGACTCGGTGGCGAGTCCGGCTCCGGGACCACTGTGAACCTGAGCAGCGGTGGGGTCCTGTTCCAGACGGAGCAGGCCCTGATTCCGGGAAAGCGCCTGGAGATGGCGATCAGTTGGCCCGCTCAGCTGGATAACCGATGCGCCCTCAAACTTGTGGCGCGCGGCCGGGTTGTCCGATGCGAGAAGGGTCTGGCTGCCGTCGAGATCCAGCAATACGAGTTTCGGACCGTTGGGGTGAATGGCCTAACCATATAA